Proteins co-encoded in one Aerococcaceae bacterium DSM 111021 genomic window:
- the trxB gene encoding thioredoxin-disulfide reductase — protein MTKERIEADVIIIGAGPGGMTAALYASRANLKTIMIEKGAPGGELINTADVENYPGFTKIGGPELAGKFFESAMEFGAEHLYGDVTHIEVSGTTKYVHTTDKIYIAPAVIIATGAHHRELGIPGEERLSGSGVSYCAVCDGFFFRNRNLIVVGGGDSAVEEGNYLTQFADKVTIVHRRDQLRAQQILQDRAFNNPKVDFIWDSVVEEIKGEHGVESVSVRNVKTNKIEEVPTNGVFVYVGLIPNSYVVDNLGVTDNEGWIITNERMETTVPGLFAVGDIRQKHLRQIVTAAGDGSIAGQGAFDYVQSLKDPVNQVN, from the coding sequence ATAACAAAAGAACGTATTGAAGCAGATGTCATTATAATTGGTGCGGGTCCTGGTGGAATGACTGCAGCATTATATGCATCACGTGCAAATTTAAAAACAATTATGATTGAAAAAGGTGCACCAGGTGGGGAATTAATAAATACTGCCGATGTAGAGAACTACCCTGGTTTTACTAAAATAGGTGGACCAGAATTGGCTGGGAAATTCTTTGAAAGTGCGATGGAATTTGGTGCTGAGCACTTATACGGTGATGTGACTCATATTGAAGTGTCAGGTACAACAAAGTATGTTCACACGACAGACAAAATCTATATCGCACCAGCTGTTATTATTGCTACAGGTGCACATCACCGTGAGTTAGGTATTCCTGGAGAAGAGCGTTTAAGCGGCTCAGGTGTTTCATACTGTGCCGTGTGTGACGGTTTCTTCTTCCGTAACCGTAATTTAATTGTTGTTGGGGGTGGAGATTCGGCTGTTGAGGAAGGAAACTACTTGACTCAATTCGCTGATAAAGTCACAATTGTTCACCGTCGTGATCAATTAAGAGCCCAACAAATTCTACAAGACCGCGCGTTCAATAATCCTAAAGTTGATTTTATTTGGGATAGTGTTGTTGAAGAGATTAAAGGTGAACACGGTGTAGAATCAGTATCAGTTCGTAACGTAAAAACGAACAAAATTGAAGAGGTACCAACGAATGGTGTCTTCGTCTATGTTGGCTTGATCCCGAATTCATATGTTGTAGACAATTTAGGCGTAACGGATAATGAAGGTTGGATTATAACTAACGAGCGTATGGAAACGACTGTTCCAGGTTTATTCGCTGTTGGAGATATTCGACAAAAACATCTTCGTCAAATTGTTACAGCTGCTGGAGATGGAAGTATCGCTGGACAGGGTGCGTTTGATTACGTTCAAAGTTTGAAAGACCCGGTTAACCAAGTAAACTAA
- a CDS encoding NAD(P)H-dependent glycerol-3-phosphate dehydrogenase encodes MKIAVIGTGSWGSALAKVLSENNHDVIIWGRSQTIVDEINQNHSNEKYLPNVTLPTMISATTILSEAINNVSMILLVIPTNAIRNMAQDLNPLLSKQDYTPTIVHASKGLEMNTQLRISEVLEDVLDEANYQDIVVLSGPSHAEEVARKDVTTLTAASHNLNSAKEVQQAFMNSYFRVYTNTDVVGVELGGALKNIIAVGAGIISGLGYGDNAKAALITRGLAEISRLGIALGADPLTFIGLSGVGDLIVTCTSPHSRNFQAGTLIAKGYTMDEVTEQMFMVVEGVLTVKVAYQLAQEHGIDMPITEMLYLALYEDKNISVEAAIKTLMLREGKQEESLDK; translated from the coding sequence ATGAAAATCGCTGTTATTGGAACGGGGTCTTGGGGATCCGCTTTAGCGAAAGTATTAAGCGAAAACAATCATGATGTTATCATTTGGGGGCGAAGCCAAACGATTGTAGACGAAATTAATCAGAATCATTCGAATGAAAAGTATTTACCCAATGTGACTTTACCAACCATGATTAGCGCAACAACGATTTTATCTGAAGCGATCAATAATGTATCAATGATTTTACTAGTGATACCAACGAATGCGATTAGAAATATGGCTCAAGATTTGAATCCTTTACTTAGTAAACAAGACTATACACCAACCATCGTTCACGCATCTAAAGGCTTAGAGATGAATACACAATTAAGAATTAGTGAAGTGCTAGAAGATGTCCTTGATGAAGCGAACTACCAAGATATCGTTGTTCTATCAGGCCCAAGTCATGCTGAGGAAGTAGCACGTAAAGATGTTACGACATTGACTGCAGCTAGCCATAATTTAAATTCTGCTAAAGAGGTTCAACAAGCCTTCATGAACAGCTATTTTAGAGTCTATACAAATACGGATGTTGTTGGAGTTGAATTAGGCGGAGCGTTAAAAAATATTATTGCTGTAGGAGCGGGGATAATTTCTGGCTTAGGTTATGGAGATAACGCTAAAGCAGCTCTAATTACTCGGGGTTTGGCTGAGATATCGCGATTAGGAATTGCCTTAGGTGCTGATCCTTTAACCTTTATCGGCTTAAGTGGCGTGGGTGATTTAATCGTAACGTGTACCAGTCCGCATTCACGAAACTTCCAAGCTGGAACGTTAATAGCTAAAGGTTATACTATGGACGAAGTAACTGAGCAGATGTTTATGGTTGTCGAGGGAGTACTGACAGTAAAGGTTGCTTATCAATTAGCTCAAGAGCACGGAATTGATATGCCAATTACCGAGATGCTTTATTTAGCACTCTATGAAGATAAGAATATATCAGTTGAAGCGGCTATTAAAACGTTAATGTTACGAGAAGGCAAGCAAGAAGAATCTCTCGATAAATAA
- a CDS encoding prolipoprotein diacylglyceryl transferase — protein sequence MLLNLLAIDPIAFEILGWPVRWYGVIIGLAILIGYILFTREASRKGIDSDTSFDLLFWTVIFGLVGARIYYVIFSSQSYLSDPLSVFRVWEGGMAIYGGVIGGALTIYILCQKYKINVIDVFDTAVPALMAGQLIGRWGNFMNQEAHGGSVSKSFLEDLSLPNFIIEQMNINGTYYHPTFLYESLWNLVGLVILLILRPRKKLFKQGELVAFYMIWYGIGRFWIEGLRTDSLFIGPLRVSQILSLILIFVGLGIVFWTRVKGKENVPFYTDNRLPILRNEEVE from the coding sequence ATGTTACTGAACTTATTAGCCATTGATCCGATTGCCTTTGAAATATTAGGGTGGCCCGTTCGATGGTATGGTGTCATTATTGGACTGGCTATATTAATCGGCTATATTTTATTCACGCGCGAAGCTAGCCGTAAAGGAATCGATTCGGATACTTCCTTTGATTTATTATTTTGGACAGTCATTTTTGGTCTAGTTGGAGCAAGAATTTATTACGTTATCTTCTCATCACAATCCTACTTGTCAGATCCATTAAGTGTTTTCCGAGTTTGGGAAGGTGGTATGGCAATTTATGGTGGAGTTATTGGTGGAGCATTGACCATTTATATTCTGTGTCAAAAATATAAGATTAATGTGATTGATGTTTTTGACACTGCTGTGCCAGCATTGATGGCTGGACAATTAATCGGTCGCTGGGGAAACTTTATGAATCAAGAGGCTCATGGAGGCTCAGTGTCAAAATCGTTTCTTGAAGATTTATCTTTACCAAATTTTATCATTGAACAGATGAATATTAACGGTACTTACTATCATCCAACTTTCTTATATGAATCATTATGGAACTTAGTAGGACTCGTTATCTTATTAATCTTAAGACCACGTAAAAAGCTATTTAAACAAGGAGAGCTTGTCGCTTTCTATATGATTTGGTATGGAATAGGACGTTTCTGGATTGAAGGTTTACGAACAGACAGTCTATTTATCGGACCATTAAGAGTGTCTCAAATATTATCGCTTATATTAATCTTTGTAGGTTTAGGAATTGTATTTTGGACACGCGTAAAAGGGAAAGAAAATGTACCCTTTTACACAGATAATCGATTACCGATTCTAAGAAATGAGGAAGTAGAATGA
- a CDS encoding HPr kinase/phosphorylase translates to MTNTVSVQELVDTLDINLEYGEEYKVNKIYSSEVSRPGLVLTGYKEYYPHERIQLIGRTEMSFLSEKTSEERSNIFSLMCTDETPAIVVSREIDIPEELIPVADSLGIPILSARSKTSRVLANITNFLEGKLAERLSKHGVFVEVFGMGVLLVGASGVGKSETGLELIQRGHRLIADDRVELYQIDELTLVGESPDILQNMIEIRGLGIIDVMSLYGVSAIRRSKRLELIINLVLDDGQTQYDRLGYDKEYEQIFEVQVPSIRIPVKTGRNLAAIVESAAMNFRATQMGYDAKVTFNSKLRDLIQQNRGE, encoded by the coding sequence ATGACTAATACAGTATCTGTACAAGAGTTAGTAGACACGCTGGATATCAATTTAGAATACGGCGAGGAATATAAGGTAAATAAAATCTATTCAAGTGAAGTATCAAGACCTGGACTTGTTCTAACAGGATATAAAGAATACTATCCTCACGAACGTATCCAATTAATTGGTAGAACTGAAATGTCCTTTTTAAGCGAAAAAACATCAGAAGAGAGATCTAATATCTTCTCGTTAATGTGTACGGACGAAACACCAGCAATTGTCGTTTCACGCGAGATTGATATACCAGAGGAATTAATCCCAGTTGCTGATTCATTAGGTATCCCTATCTTATCTGCACGATCAAAAACAAGTCGTGTGTTAGCAAACATCACAAATTTCCTTGAAGGAAAATTAGCTGAACGCTTATCTAAACACGGTGTATTTGTAGAAGTATTCGGAATGGGTGTTCTATTAGTTGGAGCGAGTGGTGTAGGTAAATCTGAGACTGGTTTAGAATTAATTCAACGTGGGCATCGTCTGATTGCTGATGATCGTGTCGAGTTATATCAAATTGATGAATTAACATTAGTTGGAGAATCGCCAGATATTCTACAAAACATGATTGAAATTCGTGGACTAGGAATTATTGATGTTATGAGCTTATACGGAGTATCAGCTATTCGTCGTAGTAAACGTTTGGAGTTAATCATTAACTTAGTGTTAGATGATGGTCAGACGCAATATGATCGTTTAGGTTATGATAAAGAGTATGAGCAAATTTTTGAAGTACAAGTTCCTTCAATTCGTATTCCAGTGAAGACCGGGCGTAACTTAGCGGCGATTGTTGAGTCAGCTGCGATGAATTTCCGTGCCACTCAAATGGGTTATGATGCAAAAGTAACATTTAATAGTAAATTGCGTGACTTAATCCAACAGAACCGTGGTGAGTAA
- a CDS encoding PspC domain-containing protein: MSNQAKKLFKSSTDKHIMGVCGGLAEFFNIDPTIVRVIFVVLLMAGSSGFWLYIVLGLVLPYDFQVKGGQSNKSNPFGPERKSSSNKPKDVTPENDDSWDDF; encoded by the coding sequence ATGTCAAATCAAGCAAAAAAATTATTTAAATCATCAACAGATAAACATATTATGGGTGTGTGTGGGGGATTAGCAGAATTCTTCAATATTGACCCAACAATTGTTCGAGTAATCTTCGTTGTATTATTAATGGCTGGCTCATCAGGCTTTTGGTTGTATATTGTATTAGGTTTAGTCTTACCTTATGACTTTCAAGTAAAAGGTGGGCAAAGCAATAAATCAAACCCATTCGGACCAGAAAGAAAATCATCAAGTAATAAACCTAAAGATGTTACACCAGAAAATGATGACAGTTGGGATGATTTCTAA